Below is a window of Lacibacter sp. H407 DNA.
AAGATGATGGATCAACAGAACAATTGAATAAAAAGTGGTACTGCTGCCTTTACTTTTCGAGGGTTACTTGATCTTCGAAAAAAAAGCAAAAAAAGATAACTCCGGAAACGGGCCAGCCAGCTTGGTTGCTCTTGCTTTTTTTCAGGGACAGTTTCTCCGTTTTCTTTACGGCGTTCTTCTTCGAGGATATACTTGTAATCTCCCTTGTTTGGGTTGAAGTTGTGTTCCATGTGTTGTAGGTTTTGGGAAGTTGAATCTTACAATGTTGTAACTAAAATAATCGAATGTGTTTTCGGAAACGAGTAAAACAACTTACTTCTTTTGCATTTTTTGCGTTTCATGCATTGCCATTACTTTGGTCACATTGTAGTTTTCAATTACATGTTTATAATCTTTTTTGTTGAAGTTCTTTTGCTGCTGATATAATAAATGGTGTTCATGAAAACTATTTCTGAGTAAGAACTACCGTTTACCAAACATGTAACCGATCCTGAAACCATAGTAGCTCGTTATGGCTGTACCCATCTCAGGATCGTTACCAGGCACCATATTGCGAAGACCGAAATTGTGCGTAGCCCCTATGAAAACTCCGGATTTAAACTGATAACCCGCTAAAACATTTATTCCAAAATCAATGGCTCTTATATTATCATTTTCTTCATCATTTCCAATTTCCATTTTTTCACTTTCTTCCTCTCCGTTATTCTTCATTACAGTATTTCCTGCGATAGAAAATGAAACCGCAGGACCTGCTCCAATGAAGAAATTCCCTTTGTTGCCTCCAGTTCTGTAAAGGGCATATACTGGAATTTCAATTGTATGTAAACGGATTGATGCTTCGATATCTGTACCAAAAAAATCCTCTTCTAATGTTCCTCCTTTTTGCACATAGTTCACACCTGATTGAAAACTTATATTTTTACTCGCTTTAAACTCAGCCAAAAAACCGGCTTGCACATTTATTAAATTTCTAAACGTATAGCTCCGGTTATCCTGTTTTCCTTCTATTTTACCAATTGAAGTACCGGCATGAAATCCATATGACGAATTTTGTGCATAAGTGATACTGGTTAGCAGAAGCAACACAGCTGTTGATGTAAAATTCTTTTTCATTGTTTTCGTTTTAATTGTTGGTAATGATGATTTCAGATCAAACCTACAATTACAAAGAGGCCATACATAATTGGTATTCGCTGCCGATAGTTGATTAAATGCAGAACGTACTACAAACCGGTTATTTGTAAGTACGACAGGGTATTGACATTTGCAAAAATTCTACCTACCTTACTGTTAGTAATTAATTTCTGCAAAACATGAAGCACTTATTTGCAGAAAACCCAAAACCAAAACCAAAGCCGATGGACACATCGAACATTCAGGTGCTGTTGTTCCAGCACATCAAGCAATCTTTGCCCACTCATGTCTCAATGGTTGATGAAATTGCTGACCTCCTTCATATCAGCAACGACAGTGCTTATCGACGTATCCGTGGTGAAAAAGAGATCTCCCTCTCGGAACTAAAAATCTTAAGTGAACATTTTAAAATTTCTATTGATCAGGTGCTGCAATTACAAAACGAACTGGTGGTATTTCGTGCTCCGGAGATCAATGCAGAGCGGGTAACGTTTCAGGAATATCTGGAGGCGATGCTGCAATACATGAAACATTTCAATACGTTCAGCAATAAAAAGATGTTGTATTTCTGTAAGGACATCACCTTTTATCATTTCTACCTGTATCCTGAAATTGCCGCATTCAAAACATTTTTCTGGAGTAAGACCATTAAGGATTTGCCCGAGTACAAGGGCAAACTTTTTTCACTGGAAGAATTTCCATTGCTCGATTGCTTCAAGTTAGGACAGGATATCATTAAAGAATATAATAAGATACCCTCCCTTGAACTGTGGAATGCCGAAAGCATTAACAGTACGCTTAGCCAGCTCCGTTATTATAAAGACGGTGGTTATTTCAGGCACGCCGACGATCTCAACATTGTACTCGATTCATTTCAGAAATGCCTCGACCATATTGAACTGGAAGTAGAAAAGGGAATCAAGTTTATGCCCGGCGATCCGGAGATCGTTTACCGGGCTCCGATACAGTTTTACGTAAACGAAGTGATCATTGGGAGCAATACCATTTTGATGGAGCTGGATGAAACCAAACTCTCTTTTGTTACATATAATGTACTGAGTTATATCATCACCAAAGACCCACGCTTTAATGAAAAAGCATTTGCAAATTTCTTTACACTGGTAAGTCGTTCTTCCCAAATCAGCGGAACCGGCGAAAAAGACCGAAACCGCTTTTTTAACGCCATGCGGGAGAAGGTGAATGCGCTCCGAACTTAATACCGGCAGGTTCACTTAATTTTGCTGCCAATGATCATGCAGCAGCAACCCATCAAATTAATTGAATGTCCCCGTGATGCCATGCAAGGCTGGAAGACATTTCTTCCAACTGCAAAAAAAACAGAATACATCAATGCATTGCTGCAGGTGGGTTTTGATACCATCGATTTTGGCAGTTTTGTATCGCCCAAAGCCATTCCGCAAATGGCCGATACAAAAGATGTGATCAAAAATTTAGATTTGGGAAGCAGCAAATCCAAACTGCTTGCCATTATTGCTAATGAGCGTGGCGCAGAAGATGCGGTTTTGTTTGATGAGATCAGCTATCTCGGTTTTCCTTTTTCTGTTTCAGAAACATTTCAGCAGCGAAACACCAACAGCTCCATCAGCGAATCGTTCAAAAGGGTAGAGGCCATACAGGAACTCTGTATCAAAAACAAGAAACAACTTGTTGTGTATTTGTCTATGGGTTTTGGAAATCCGTATGGTGATGAATGGAACGAAGAAATTGTGTTCCGGTATGCAAACGAACTGGTTGAGCTGGGAATTGAAACTCTTTCTCTGGCTGATACCGTTGGATTAGCAACTGCCGAACAGGTGAAACGGATAACGGGTTACTTAGTTCAACAATTGCCAACAACTGAAATCGGTGTTCATCTGCATTCAACAAGCTTTAAGTGGAAGGAAAAACTGGAAGCAGCTTACACGGCAGGTTGCCGTAGGTTCGACGGAGCGTTGAAAGGAATTGGCGGTTGTCCCATGGCCAACGATGAACTGGTAGGCAATATGGACAGTGAGCTGATGATCCATTATTTTGAAAACCAAAACGGCTTACAGCTCAACCAGGAAGCGTTGCAAAAAAGCCTGGTGTTGGCAGCTGAAATCTTTCATACATGAACTTCTTAACGCATATTGATATTAAGCCCTTGCCGGCGCCCATAACGCATCAACACTCAATTTTATTAGTCGGAAGTTGCTTCACGGAGCATATCGGAAATAATTTGAATGATTTGAAATTCAATATACTGCAGAATCCAAATGGTATTTTGTTTGAGCCTGTGAGTGTGTGCAGGAGTTTGGTATCTTATCTGCAAAATAAGCAATACGAAGCCGATGATCTGTTCCTTTATAATGAGCTTTGGCAAAGCTGGGATCACCATGGCCGGTTCTCAAATCCGGACAAGGAAACTGCACTTGCAAACATCAATGCATCGCAACAACAAGCGCATGTGTTTGTGAAAAAAGCCGATTGGCTGATCATAACGCTTGGCTCTTCTTTTGTTTATAGAATGCAGGAAGAAAACCGTTTTGTGACCAACTGTCACAAAGCACCCGGTCAATGGTTCGATAAATACCTGATGCCGATCGATGAGCAGATCGCATTGCTGGACAACTGTATTCACCAGCTATTTCATGCAAATCCAAAGCTGAAGATCATATTCACCATTAGTCCGGTAAGGCATTTACGGGATGGCGTTGTCGACAACAACCGCAGCAAGGCCCGGCTGCTGGAAACGGTGCACCATTTGGTGAATAAATTCGACCGTTTGTTTTATTTCCCGGCGTACGAACTCGTGATCGATGTGCTACGGGATTACCGGTTTTACGACATTGATCTGGCACATCCAAACTATACAGCCACGCAATTTGTGATGGAAAAATTTTCTGACTATGCTTTCCGTGAACCAACCAACCAACTGATCAAAGAGATCCGCCAGATCGTAACAGCACGCAATCACAAACCATTTCATCCGGGCTCAAAACAGCACCAACAATTCCTCCAACAGCACCTTGAACTGGCCGTACGGCTGCAAGCCGAGCATTCATATCTGCATCTATCTGAAGAAGTTAGCAATTTCCGGCAGCAACTTTTATCGTATAATTAATATTATGTTAAGCGCCCA
It encodes the following:
- a CDS encoding hydroxymethylglutaryl-CoA lyase, with translation MIMQQQPIKLIECPRDAMQGWKTFLPTAKKTEYINALLQVGFDTIDFGSFVSPKAIPQMADTKDVIKNLDLGSSKSKLLAIIANERGAEDAVLFDEISYLGFPFSVSETFQQRNTNSSISESFKRVEAIQELCIKNKKQLVVYLSMGFGNPYGDEWNEEIVFRYANELVELGIETLSLADTVGLATAEQVKRITGYLVQQLPTTEIGVHLHSTSFKWKEKLEAAYTAGCRRFDGALKGIGGCPMANDELVGNMDSELMIHYFENQNGLQLNQEALQKSLVLAAEIFHT
- a CDS encoding porin family protein, coding for MKKNFTSTAVLLLLTSITYAQNSSYGFHAGTSIGKIEGKQDNRSYTFRNLINVQAGFLAEFKASKNISFQSGVNYVQKGGTLEEDFFGTDIEASIRLHTIEIPVYALYRTGGNKGNFFIGAGPAVSFSIAGNTVMKNNGEEESEKMEIGNDEENDNIRAIDFGINVLAGYQFKSGVFIGATHNFGLRNMVPGNDPEMGTAITSYYGFRIGYMFGKR
- a CDS encoding helix-turn-helix domain-containing protein, producing MKHLFAENPKPKPKPMDTSNIQVLLFQHIKQSLPTHVSMVDEIADLLHISNDSAYRRIRGEKEISLSELKILSEHFKISIDQVLQLQNELVVFRAPEINAERVTFQEYLEAMLQYMKHFNTFSNKKMLYFCKDITFYHFYLYPEIAAFKTFFWSKTIKDLPEYKGKLFSLEEFPLLDCFKLGQDIIKEYNKIPSLELWNAESINSTLSQLRYYKDGGYFRHADDLNIVLDSFQKCLDHIELEVEKGIKFMPGDPEIVYRAPIQFYVNEVIIGSNTILMELDETKLSFVTYNVLSYIITKDPRFNEKAFANFFTLVSRSSQISGTGEKDRNRFFNAMREKVNALRT
- a CDS encoding GSCFA domain-containing protein — protein: MNFLTHIDIKPLPAPITHQHSILLVGSCFTEHIGNNLNDLKFNILQNPNGILFEPVSVCRSLVSYLQNKQYEADDLFLYNELWQSWDHHGRFSNPDKETALANINASQQQAHVFVKKADWLIITLGSSFVYRMQEENRFVTNCHKAPGQWFDKYLMPIDEQIALLDNCIHQLFHANPKLKIIFTISPVRHLRDGVVDNNRSKARLLETVHHLVNKFDRLFYFPAYELVIDVLRDYRFYDIDLAHPNYTATQFVMEKFSDYAFREPTNQLIKEIRQIVTARNHKPFHPGSKQHQQFLQQHLELAVRLQAEHSYLHLSEEVSNFRQQLLSYN